The genomic segment GGAAACGGGATTTAAACTTCCCATTCTGGAGGGCTGCACAGAAATCCTAAAAACTAAAGGGAATGCGTGAGGTCTTGCCATATTACAGCACATAGAGAGCTATAAGCTTTTGAGATTCGAAGAAACCAATAGTTGAAAATGAAATTACCGAACAGTCAATTAGAAATGCACCCAAATTCAAATGAAAAGGTAATAAATGTGTCTAAAATCATTTCCAATGAACTACACCGTACCATCTTCCTCCGGAGCGGGGTTTGAGAGGGTTTATCTGAGTATACCAGGTAAAGCATCCGCCTGGCGGAATAGCATAAGAAAGCTTGAGTGGATAATAGAAGCGACGTCGTATGTGCTTTGGGCCCGCTCATGTCAGCGTCCAACCCAAATTCCTACAAGATGGGCCTATTAATACAAACTTATTATGTCCAGTAAATGGCATATTAATGTAACTTACAGCAAAAAAGCCCATACATATGAGTGTGTGTCTCGGATATTTAccttttattaaattaattttaaatactttatTATAAACTAACTTCAAGTGCAAGacttttgaaaataaattaaaatcgattaaaagtaaaaatgatataaattaatagattcaaacatatttgaaattttatagaaaaaaaatatataattatatttcaaAGTTTAAATTCATTCGGAGTGTTCTTCACCAGATAAATTTATGagtaatttcataaaaaaattaaaaaatatttgttaaaattattattttatcaattttttattttatttttttttataagtacACACGCGTATTTTATTTACCAGTAATTTAGACAACACGACATACTCGAGCAATATATACGGACGTGAAGAGTTGGGCCTTATCACATTAAAAAATCCatatatgaaaatattaaaacagTAAATCGAATTACACGAGTCATCTATGATGAAGAGGGTATGAAAAATGCGAACAGCTGATATTTGTTTGGGCATGAGCAGATGATAATATAAGTTCTCCCACTGGCGATCAGCATTTTGAAGGTTCAACAAATGTCCAACGGCGTTTTAAATTCTGGATATGCTTGCTCATCGGTGCATGAGAAAGTTCAAGAAGATATCGCGGGAGTCAGCAACAAACCTTAAATCAGGTTTCTGCTGCCAAAGGGGTGTTAAATGACGGAATCTCACCAAGCTAACCGCCGAGTTCTGCTCGAGTCGGAATCACAGGGACAAGATAATTCCCGTATGGAGAGTCAAATATTCTAAAACTTGTCATGCAGCCGTCTTGCTGTGCTTCAGTTACAGCAAAATCTCTCGCCTGTCGAACTCTTGAATTGACACGGCTCATATGAGTCTCATCGCCCTACATAGTTGTCATGAATAAGTTAACTAAATTGCGATCGACAGAAGCTCGAGTGAAAGAACACAAATGGTGAGAACAAAATTCACGTACTGTTGATTTATCGATAAGCATCATAACCGCGTCTCGCTTTTCCAGTGATGAGACAGCAGGTGTCGAATGAGCGGGGCTGTAATCAAATGCACGACAAAGTTAATCACCTAATTAGAATCAAGAAACCCACAAAACAATTTATCATCTAAGGTAAGGCAATTACTCATTACGCTCGCGAAACTACTGACGACCAAAGAGGAATTAATTCCTCTGAGCAGGTTTGCCCAGGATAAATCACAACGGCAATGAAATGAATATAATGAAATCAAAAATTTTACACATTAAATGGATGCTTGTTCTCTGTTCAAGGCTAGATAATCCTAGATAAGTTAAAAAATAACAAGGTAATTACTAGCTATCAGCCAGAGCGGGTGCGTTGAGATTAAAGAAGAACAATGCTGTTCGAATCCGGAATGCAACAGGATCAGCGCAATTACAAAATAGATCCGCATAAATGAGGCAAATCCATTTCAAGCAAGGTCATAATTATTAAAACCCACAAAAGGCCTAGACTGATGGCTTATTGAGACTCGCCCCTTGCATTCCGAAACAAGCTAAGGCACAGCCCTTCGACGAAGAGCATCGTGCCTCAACCACTAAGTCCAACCATGAAGGCTGAAGCATGACCCTTAAATATACTGTGTCCTAAATACAAAATGAACAGCAAGATAAATATAACATAGTTCGCATCACTGCATAATTAACATTTGATGAGGAATTTACCAATTTTTTACATTTTACCTGAAGTTCGCATCATTGCGTAATTATCATTTGATCAGGAATTTGTACTCATTACTAAATCGTGTATCTTACGTAGATGAATTCAACCATTTTTCAGTAATCAAGAGAAAGAACTCGTAATTCAGCCGAGTGATATCGGGTAACATCACTGATCGCTATGAAAAATCCCACGAAGTCCATCATTTCGCTCCATAAATTCACATATCTCGAGTCAATTCAATCCGCACGATAACGGACAAAACAGCAACCTAAAGATGAGACCAAATACCTTTCGAAAGATGCGGCATCTGTTTTCTTCCTCTTTGGGGGAGGCTTGAATTTCATGGGTTTAATTCCAGATTTCAGCTATAATTGAGCCCTAAGTAATCGCAGTCGCTCGCGGAGCGATGAAGTTTGTCCTTAAATGGGCCTAATATTTGGGCTTTGTTTGCTCAGCCGAAAATCTAACCCTACGCTCCAAATCTGAAAATCTGTGAAACTTGTTATCGAGAATCCGGCCAGAATGGAAGATGGTATAGAGGAGATTTTTTACTAAACTAAAAAATGTGTAATCGATTTTGGGAATTTGGGTATACAGTACAGGGAGGAAATTTGTAAAATAACTTCGGTTACGAGGATATCAAATtcgataaattttaattatatatggtAATAAGTTATTTGACTAAGGTATGAGTATTCAATCTTTTGATAGATGATGATGGATTATATGAAATCTTACTCAAATCTGATTTATcgtcatcattaattttaattttttttacttactTTAAATTGAAActagcatttaaaaaaaaattgcttgTCGTTTTGACAATTTTATTTATTCCTAAAGATTTCACATTCTTCGtccaatttaaaatttaaactgatattgtaattttgaatttttttaaaacaaatttccaAAGTAATGAATGTAGAGAGGAAAAGCATATGCACCACGCGTTGCTGTTTCGATTTGTTTACAGCTTAAGTGAAACATATGAAGGAAAACATATGCAAGTACTCATGTATGGTCAACTTCAAAATCATTGGTCCAGGGCAGGGGATGGACAAATTAAATCACATCACTCTAAATAAGTaatttttacaatatatttattttgtctGTTAATTCATTGGAGATCAACTCTATTGTTCATATCCTTATGAATACGTTGCTGAGTAGATATTAAAAGGGTAGGAAGATTTGTACGAATTTGGCTTGTTTCTTTTAAGTAATTTGGCTTGATCAAGAATCTTTTGCACCATTccataaaaaaaaacagaatGGTAAGCTAATTTTTTACATATGACGTAAAGACATTAGAGAATGTTTGCCACTCTTAAaatgtaaaatttatttttccttaaATAAATCAACCCGTAATGAAACATACGTCCCCGAAATTCTTTTTTACATTAGATATTTTGAAATGATATAGTcaatacatatatgtatatataagcaAGCATTCACGAGGCCCGAGGGTGTCAGAATCCTGAggtatattttttgttttaaggACACATTGCTCCACAAAGTAGTTTTGAGTTGTTGCTTTTTCAAAAGGCTCCCTCACTCTCCCATCAACCACATTCCAATTGGAGGCCTTGTACATTCCcacttttttttatgtttttttttttgacaatttCACTTACTTTTTTCAAGATTCAGATTACCAATATTGATCTTTTCATTAATGTATCGTACTATTTATTGACCCATCGATGTAATGTTCGTTAATACGTAAAAAAACATGTCTTCACTAAAATATGTTAACTTAAAATCTGACCTTTTTAAGGGGCAATCAGCAATATTGACGGACACCATAGATGTATGAGCACAAAATATGACAGCTAGGGTACTGTACTACAAATTATCTttcttggtttctttcttctttttttttttgtaaattaaaACTTTGTCGGATGAGCCGGTATTTGTTTATTTCATCTTATATTGAAAATTGAAGCAAGAAAACATATTTAAGTTTTTCTTAACGATCTTTTGGTTTATATGGAGTTTTATTGACAGAAGAGTAATTAGTGGATTGAAGCAGTTATTTACGTGGATATCCTCTGGATTTATCGTTGTATTGTCTTATAcgtgagtaggtctcatgtgagaccgtctcacggatatcaatctgtgagacgggtcaaccctacccatattcaccacaaaaagtagtactcttagcataaaaaacaatactaTTTCAtagattacccaaataaagatccgtctcacaaaatttgacccgtgagaccgtctcacacaagtttttgcccttaTACGTACTTGATGTAATTATTGGACGAGATATATTTTGCATGTTGGATTTGTAAAGTACTTTTTATCAGTCCAAAGCCGCACATTTTTGTCTCCTAATGCGGACGCTCACGAGGTCTCCATAGCTATGTTTCTTTCAAGTACATTGATATACAGAGAGAAAAAGGgacatatatatatgtttacaCTTCAATTCAACACATAAAATTCGACTCTCCTGCTAGTTATAATGCTTGTTTAAATAACGGTAGGGCCAAgattatgatttaaaattattgcaaatatatatatatatatatacacacacacacatatattaaAATCTTTGTATATTTcactatttaaaaaaaaaaatcaaataaatgctATTTATTTGCGTTGCAACCCGTTACTATGGAAAATCACAAATTGGGTCCTTTGTCCTCCGGTCTTGGTTGTCGCAGTGCAATATTTATTTACTATAATTCCTGGTTTCACTTTCTTGTTCTGTTAGACTGTTTTTTTTGGTAGCAGCCTTTGTACAAAATGGAAACAACCTAGATTCTAGCCTCTAATCCTGTTCTTTTTTAGTTTACCATCATCTCAAGTTTTTTTTAACAACTCTTTCTTGAAAATTAAGTAGGAAGAGGAAAATATGGGAAGAGCGACGCGATGGTTAAAATCTGTGTTCGGGATAAAGGTTAAAGATAAGGAAACAAAGGATTATTACTCCGCTGACGGTAACCGGTGGAGCTCTGGCCATTCCAACAGGGATGACAGCGTTTTATGCAACAATCCATCTACCATTCCGCCCAACATTACGCCTGCGGAGGCGGCGTGGCTGAGGTCTTTCTACTCCGATTCCGACAAGGAGCAGAGCAAGCATGCGATAGCGGTGGCCGCAGCTTCGGCGGCAGCAGCTGACGCGGCTGTAGCCGCCGCACAGGCGGCGGTTGCGGTGGTTCGTCTCACCAATCAGGGAAGAGGTACGCTGTTGGTTGGCGGCGGCCGGGAAAGGTCGGCCGCTGTCAAGATTCAAAAACTTTTCCGTGGATACCTGGTACGAGTAAAACTTTTTAAGTTGATTTAAACAAGAAATAAAAAACATTTATAACTTGTTTCGTACTTCCGTCTCGTGACATGAACTCATATTGCGTTTGAAATGCATACAGGCCCGAAAAGCCCTTCGTGCTTTGAGGGGACTGGTAAAAATTCAAGCTTTGGTGAGAGGATATTTGGTGCGTAGACAAGCAACGGCCACACTTCATAGCATGCAAGCCCTCGTAAGAGCGCAAGCCAGTGTTCGGGCCTGGAAAACAAGACGTTTCATCAACAATCGTGCTTCCTTTCAGGCCCGAAAATCCCTGGTGAGTCATAAAAATCTTTAGAATGTAGTTTCACAGTTATTTTATAAGTTTTGTTCCGTCTTTTGTGAGGGGTTGAAATTTGTAGGAAAACCCTGATGATGCGAGAATTGAGCATCCAATGGCATTGCATAGCCGGAGGCTTTCTGCATCATTCGAGAATGCCATCAATACATTCGACGAAAGCCCGAAAATCGTGGAAGTGGACACCGGTTGCTGGCCAAAGTCAAGGTCCCGGAGAGGCCACGACACATGGATATCAGATCCCGGTGAGGACTCCactggaaagggaatttcttcTCCGTTTCCGAGTCGAATCCCGGAACGAAAACTGATACCCGATGGCCATTATTTCCCCAATAAAGAATGGGTCATATCCGGGGAAGAATGCCATTTCTCCACCGCACAAAACACGCCAAGATTCTCCAGTTCCTGTGGGTGCAATGCACCCTCGACACCAGCGAGGAGTTTTTGCGTGAACTACTTCAGCCCGAATTACATGGCGAATACACAATCATTCAGCGCAAAACTGAGGTCCCAAAGTGCTCCAAAACAGAGGCCTGAGCCAGGCCCGAAGAGGAGGCTTTCACTTCATGAGATGATGGAATCAAGAAACAGCTTGAGTGATCCCCGAATTCAGAGGTCATGCTCACAAGCTCAACAAACCATTAATTTCAAGAATGTCGTGCTAGGAAATCTTGGTAGGTCTTCTGAATTTGTTCGGGAAAATTTCGTCCAAGAAAAGGGTCGTCCCATACGCGAAAATGGCTTGTTGTAATTCACTTGATTTTTGTCAACACAAAAATCTAAACAATTAATTAGATTTTGCATTTCATatggttttgatttttttgCAAGTACTAGTttcaattgttttttttaaaaaatatgggtAATTGATTGTTGTCGCATTTGGTTATTCCATGAACTTTGTTAAATTAATCGTAATAGACAGACACAACgatctaaataaaaaaattctcttATTAGCCCTGTTCATCGGATCTGCCTTAatgatactttattttatttcgaTATAAAATTAAGTTTTTAGAATTATTTGAAAAATGTTACATTGCCCAACTCTGCGGGGCCTTGTACCTATTTGAAATGTAGACTGTTTGGCTTAAGGCAATATAACTGTTGCAGCTACTAGTTAGCTGGGAATTTTTTTGAGATGCCCACTTCTCTTTTGTCatttttacattatttatacgTCAGCATACGTCCAAATAATATTGATAGTGGGGGACCAATCATGTATAATCCCTGcagaaaaatctgaaaataattAAGGATATCCAACATGCATAATGAATATGTTAAAACAAAACGAAATGGTTCACCTCATTATCCGCGGTTCCTGTGGATGTTATTTTTTGTCCACATATTTTTTTGTTGGTAAAGcatgaatgaaaattaaaatcaagGGTTCTTAAATTGCTTAATTTCTCGTTTTATACTCAACCAAGAACGAATCCAAGTGCAACAAAAACCATGGAAAACATTTATCttaaaagaaatcatatttcAGTTTCATGCAACATCAGCCAAGCAGCATGCATTGCTCCTTCGTCTAGGCATTCACTAAACAAGCAGACTGTGTGCTACCCGATTTTTCATATGATGGCTTTAAGATCATTCCACTTACATATATGGTATACCAGGATTTATCGAATAACACGCATAAAAAAAGGCTCACAATAGAATAAGTAGACGGTTGTGTTGGTTTATGTGAAGGCCGAAAAAATCTTTTAGTAGATACAAACATATATGCTGGCACTTATACTCGGAACAACATTATGGATCATTGCTCATCTGAGAAAATTTACTGGGGGGTCCAAGCTCCCAACCAAAATGCTAAGGTCAATATCTTTGTCTTCGAATTTCTTGATAAACGGATGAGTCTGTAGGTGTACCAAAACTATGGTTAGTTAAATTACTCACAAAAAAAACCGTGTGCATAATGATATTTGTGATAAAACTGCAGATGGTATGTTGATGATGAACTAACCAGCAGTTCTAAAGACGAAGCTCTGTCTTTAGGATCCTTCTGTATGCTGTGCAAACACAAAGAATGCAAGTGATAAGataatttgaagaaaaataacTTTGGGTTTCTACAGAATAAAAAAGCAGAGGAAATTCTCAGTCCAGCTATGTTATAGCTTGTGTCGGTTATTCTCTTTAGTCTTTGTAtgattcattcattcattccACATTCCACATTCTGACAAGGTTATATTCTTTAAGATGGTTCAAGACTTGAATTGAGAAACGGTGACGATGCATTGCGACTAGTCATTCAAAATACCCTCTCCCTTACCACTTTCTTTCATCAAATATCACTTCTTATTTGATAGGTTCGCATCAGTTATTTAAAAGACATTGAGAATAGGATTTACTCCCACTtgtgaaaaaggaaaaaaaacttTAATAACTGCAAAATGGGGATGCTGATATTTAGAGAAGAATTTTAGGAAATAGATGTTCTTCGTGACCATATGAAGCTGATTAGAAGCCTGGATCCTTACCAGGCTGAGATAAATGAACAAAACTCTGGAGAAAACTGATCTGGCGGAGCTGCAGGTGGTGGACTTCCAACAATAGATTGCAAAAGCTCATAGAAGCTTGGGCCACTTTGTTGATCTTCAGATTTTGTGTAAGGAAATCGTCCAATAGCACACTCGAGGATCACCATACCTAGACTCCAGATATCACTTTTATTGTCATAGGTGCTCCCACTGATTCTTTCAGGCTAAGAGAGAGGTCGAGAAAAAAGTTAAATTAGTTTTCTGTGAAATTATTGCTTTGTTGCATGATTATAGATGACAGACGATCCAAGAAAATGTCATGAAGAAAGGTAGTTGAATAATCATTTCTATATGAGACTGAAGTTTGTAAATTTTTACTCACTGCCACGTAATTGTAAGTCCCATATGATGACAGACGATCCAAGAAAATGTCATGAAGAAAGGTAGATGAATAATCATTTCTATATGAGACTGAAGTTTGTAAATTTTACTCACTGCCATGTAATTGTAAGTCCCAACAAATGTATCACGTTGTCCCATAGAGGTTGCCAGCACTGCACTAACGCCAAAATCTGTAATTTTTACTTCCCCTTTGTGATTCACTAGCAGGTTTGATGGCTTAATGTCTCTATGTATAACATGTCTCTCGTGATGCAAGTAAACAAGACCTTGCAAAACCTGAATTCAGGTATACTACATTATAGGTCTGGGAAGTGAAAATGAGTGAGGTTTTAACTTGTCGAATATAGAAGTAAGATACTGATTAACCTGTTTGCAGACAACTACAAGATAAGGTTCAAGAATTGTCTTCACTTGTCTAATTATATCGACCAAAGATCCACGGTCCATATATTCGAAGACAAGAGATATAGCTCCATTATGATAGAATGAGTGATAGCAAACTACAACATGAGGACATTGTGATGCTTGGTTTATTTTGAGCTCCTGGACAATTTGTTTACGAATCTCCTCCTGTATATTCATCTGGATAACCTGCAACGACACCTGATCCCTTAAACATAACGGAATCAAACTAGTGCTACTAAAAGAACCTGATCTCGGATGGAGGCAATTCATGCTTTCCTTGCAATCTAACCttcaatgcaaacaatgttccgACCCATTTATGACGAACAAGCTGAACTACACCACCACTTCCTTTGCCAATGACTTTGATGGTCTCAAGATCTTCCAGTGAGAATTGAAGATCTATCGCCTTTGCCTCTAAAGGCTATGAAAAAATTCAAGACAAAATATTGATATTCTGATTTTTAGAAATCGTGAATTCCATAGATTGACAATTAAATTTCCGTTGTTAAAAGGAAATAAATTCACGTTGTTTTAAGAACACAGTTAGCCAAAATGTTGCCTGAATGGTATTAAAGTTGCAGCAATTCAAGTGCTCGACTGAACATATAGTTGAGTGGAGTTACTCGTGGGATGAGAGCTTCTATGACTAAATATAATGACTCTAGAGTAGATACTAATTCATGCAATGCAAGTGTTCAAGAATTGAAATGAAAAGAAACTATAGGTACAACCTCAATTTATGGGAACTTCTAAAACAAGGGTAAACAGTGAAGTGTTTTTTATGCATGGAGTCGATTGCTACTAGCTGAAGAATGCTAAAGCAGCAATATTTATTCAACTACTCCTTCACATTCAGTCCATCATTAGAAATTGGAGCCAAATAAATCTATAACAGCAATCAACTGAAGATTCTGAATAAAAATGGTATGACCAACTGAGCATCTTTAAAAGCTGTCTTCTTCAAACTAGAGCCTGAAGATTCTTAACGCTCCGTAGATTGCATATAATTTGAACCAATCACCAGATTGTATCAAACCCAAGTAATTCCATAAAAGTTTTCTAAGCCCTCTACTGAGATTCCATTTTCTAACCTAAAAGGTAGATGGAGAATAATCTACATTATTAAAAAAGCAGACCTAACAAATGCATGATGCCACAAACTTACCAGCGATTCATTCTCATCAGAAATCAAGCGCAGCCCGTTCCGATTCAACAGCAAATTTCCATCGTGAAATGTCCCACTCGCCGTCCTGCATTTCCATAAAGACCAACATAAATCAGTATCAATTCAATTAAAAATTCGAAAATCAAAGAAATCTTACAGGAAGCTGGAGATTGGGGAATCTGGAGCTGGCACGGAGAGCTTGAGTTCTTTGAGAGGTTTCTTGATCTTCATGATGGTTTTCCGACGGCTTTCTTTCGGCTGTGTTTTGCACTGACAAGTAGTGGATCTTAGGTATATGGAGAGACTACCGAGGGGGGAAGAAATTCAAATGGAAATGGCCGCCAACTCATACCCTTCTCAACTCATGGCCTGACTCCGCCCAGACCCATATCTGTACCCGTCAAGTTAAACCCGGTTATAATACACAATTCATATGTATATAGTTCAAACAA from the Primulina eburnea isolate SZY01 chromosome 3, ASM2296580v1, whole genome shotgun sequence genome contains:
- the LOC140825444 gene encoding uncharacterized protein; this translates as MKFKPPPKRKKTDAASFESPAHSTPAVSSLEKRDAVMMLIDKSTGDETHMSRVNSRVRQARDFAVTEAQQDGCMTSFRIFDSPYGNYLVPVIPTRAELGG
- the LOC140828024 gene encoding protein IQ-domain 26-like translates to MGRATRWLKSVFGIKVKDKETKDYYSADGNRWSSGHSNRDDSVLCNNPSTIPPNITPAEAAWLRSFYSDSDKEQSKHAIAVAAASAAAADAAVAAAQAAVAVVRLTNQGRGTLLVGGGRERSAAVKIQKLFRGYLARKALRALRGLVKIQALVRGYLVRRQATATLHSMQALVRAQASVRAWKTRRFINNRASFQARKSLENPDDARIEHPMALHSRRLSASFENAINTFDESPKIVEVDTGCWPKSRSRRGHDTWISDPGEDSTGKGISSPFPSRIPERKLIPDGHYFPNKEWVISGEECHFSTAQNTPRFSSSCGCNAPSTPARSFCVNYFSPNYMANTQSFSAKLRSQSAPKQRPEPGPKRRLSLHEMMESRNSLSDPRIQRSCSQAQQTINFKNVVLGNLGRSSEFVRENFVQEKGRPIRENGLL
- the LOC140825446 gene encoding mitogen-activated protein kinase kinase 6-like → MKIKKPLKELKLSVPAPDSPISSFLTASGTFHDGNLLLNRNGLRLISDENESLPLEAKAIDLQFSLEDLETIKVIGKGSGGVVQLVRHKWVGTLFALKVIQMNIQEEIRKQIVQELKINQASQCPHVVVCYHSFYHNGAISLVFEYMDRGSLVDIIRQVKTILEPYLVVVCKQVLQGLVYLHHERHVIHRDIKPSNLLVNHKGEVKITDFGVSAVLATSMGQRDTFVGTYNYMAPERISGSTYDNKSDIWSLGMVILECAIGRFPYTKSEDQQSGPSFYELLQSIVGSPPPAAPPDQFSPEFCSFISACIQKDPKDRASSLELLTHPFIKKFEDKDIDLSILVGSLDPPVNFLR